In Streptomyces sp. RFCAC02, the following proteins share a genomic window:
- a CDS encoding Asp23/Gls24 family envelope stress response protein — translation MTDAATDGTTEVPGSTPPPAARRGTAEPADRGRTTIADGVVAKIAGMAARDVPGVHAMGSGLARTFDTVRDRVPGGSRAATRGIRAEVGEVQTALDLEIVVEYGVSIAEVSRTVREGVVAAVERMTGLEVVEVNIDIGDVRLPDDGGDEEERPPLQ, via the coding sequence ATGACCGACGCCGCCACCGACGGCACCACCGAGGTGCCCGGCAGCACCCCGCCGCCCGCCGCCCGCCGGGGCACGGCCGAACCCGCCGACCGCGGCCGCACGACCATCGCGGACGGCGTGGTCGCCAAGATCGCCGGCATGGCGGCCCGTGACGTGCCGGGCGTGCACGCCATGGGCAGCGGCCTCGCCCGCACGTTCGACACCGTGCGGGACCGGGTACCGGGTGGGAGCAGGGCCGCCACCCGGGGCATCAGGGCCGAGGTGGGGGAGGTGCAGACGGCGCTCGATCTCGAAATCGTTGTGGAGTACGGCGTATCGATCGCCGAGGTCTCCCGTACGGTACGGGAGGGCGTCGTCGCGGCCGTGGAGCGGATGACGGGCCTCGAGGTCGTCGAGGTCAACATCGACATCGGTGATGTGCGGCTCCCGGACGACGGCGGTGACGAGGAGGAACGGCCGCCGCTGCAGTAG
- a CDS encoding enoyl-CoA hydratase/isomerase family protein, which translates to MTLLDRDGVRVTVQDAVATVTLARADRRNAQTPAMWRALAETGRLLRGDVRVVVLRGEGPSFSAGLDRRAFTAGGLAGEPGGDLSLPELARYDDAALDAALSTFQEAFTWWRRPDIVSVAAVGGHAIGAGFQLALACDLRICGDDAEFAMRETSLGLVPDLAGTKPLTALVGYGRALEICATGRSVGADEAVRIGLAQLAVARADLDAAATDLAAALLDAPRDALVETKALLLGAADRDYDAQRAAERAAQARRLRDLAGLGE; encoded by the coding sequence ATGACCCTGCTCGACCGTGACGGTGTGCGTGTCACCGTCCAGGACGCCGTGGCGACCGTGACGCTCGCCCGCGCGGACCGGCGCAACGCCCAGACCCCCGCCATGTGGCGCGCCCTGGCCGAGACCGGGCGCCTGCTGCGGGGGGACGTGCGGGTCGTCGTCCTGCGGGGCGAGGGTCCCTCGTTCTCCGCGGGCCTGGACCGGCGGGCGTTCACCGCGGGCGGTCTCGCCGGGGAGCCGGGCGGCGATCTTTCGCTGCCCGAGCTGGCACGCTACGACGACGCCGCCCTGGACGCGGCCCTGAGCACGTTCCAGGAGGCGTTCACGTGGTGGCGCCGCCCGGACATCGTGTCCGTCGCCGCCGTGGGGGGCCACGCGATCGGCGCGGGATTCCAGCTCGCGCTGGCCTGCGACCTGCGGATCTGCGGTGACGACGCGGAGTTCGCCATGCGCGAGACCTCCCTCGGCCTGGTCCCCGACCTGGCCGGCACCAAGCCGCTGACCGCCCTGGTGGGGTACGGGCGCGCGCTGGAGATCTGCGCGACCGGCAGGTCCGTGGGGGCCGACGAGGCCGTCCGCATCGGCCTGGCGCAGCTCGCGGTCGCGCGCGCCGATCTCGACGCGGCCGCCACCGACCTGGCCGCGGCGCTGCTCGACGCCCCGCGCGACGCGCTCGTCGAGACGAAGGCGCTGCTCCTGGGTGCTGCCGACCGCGACTACGACGCCCAGCGCGCCGCCGAGCGCGCCGCGCAGGCCCGGCGCCTCCGCGACCTGGCGGGCCTCGGCGAGTAG
- a CDS encoding helix-turn-helix domain-containing protein produces the protein MAETLKKGSRVTGPAREQLAADLKRKYESGASIRALAQETGRSYGFVHRMLSEADVTLRGRGGATRGRKNPTP, from the coding sequence GTGGCCGAGACTCTGAAGAAGGGCAGCCGGGTGACCGGCCCCGCGCGCGAGCAGCTCGCGGCAGACCTGAAGCGCAAGTACGAATCCGGTGCGAGCATCCGCGCCCTGGCCCAGGAGACCGGCCGGAGCTACGGATTCGTCCACCGGATGCTGAGCGAGGCGGACGTCACCCTGCGCGGCAGGGGCGGCGCCACGCGCGGCAGGAAGAACCCCACTCCCTGA
- a CDS encoding ABC-F family ATP-binding cassette domain-containing protein has translation MITASAVELRAGARVLIESASFRVAQGDRVGLVGRNGAGKTTLTKCLAGEGVPAGGTITRSGEVGYLPQDPRTGDLDVLARDRVLAARGLDSVLRGMRESEQRMASGQGDVRDRAMRRYERLETEFLTRGGYAAEAEAATIAASLGLPDRVLGQPLHTLSGGQRRRVELARILFSDADVLLLDEPTNHLDADSIVWLRDFLKTYRGGLIVISHDIDLVETVVNKVFYLDANRAAIDVYNMGWKQYQVQREADERRRKRERANAEKKAAALSAQADKMRAKATKATAAQNMARRAERLLAGLEAERQSDKVAKLRFPDPAPCGRTPLTADGLSKSYGSLEIFTDVSLAIDKGSRVVILGLNGAGKTTLLRLLAGVEKPDTGRVTPGHGLKLGYYAQEHETLDPDRTVLENMRSAAPDLDLVDVRKTLGSFLFSGDDVDKPAGVLSGGEKTRLALATLVVSSANVLLLDEPTNNLDPASREEILGALHSFTGAVVLVTHDEGAVDALQPERVIMLPDGVEDLWSPDYADLVALA, from the coding sequence ATGATCACCGCCAGTGCCGTCGAACTGCGTGCCGGCGCCCGCGTCCTCATCGAAAGCGCCTCGTTCCGCGTCGCCCAGGGCGACCGCGTCGGCCTCGTCGGCCGCAACGGCGCGGGCAAGACCACCCTCACGAAGTGCCTCGCAGGCGAGGGCGTCCCGGCCGGCGGCACCATCACCCGCTCCGGCGAGGTCGGCTACCTCCCCCAGGACCCCCGCACCGGGGACCTCGACGTCCTCGCCCGCGACCGCGTCCTCGCCGCCCGCGGCCTCGACAGCGTCCTGCGCGGCATGCGCGAGAGCGAGCAGCGCATGGCCAGCGGCCAGGGCGACGTCAGGGACCGCGCCATGCGGAGGTACGAGCGGCTGGAGACCGAGTTCCTCACCCGCGGGGGATACGCCGCCGAGGCCGAGGCCGCCACCATCGCCGCCAGCCTCGGGCTGCCCGACCGCGTCCTCGGCCAGCCCCTGCACACCCTGTCCGGCGGTCAGCGCCGCCGCGTCGAACTGGCCCGCATCCTCTTCTCCGACGCCGACGTCCTGCTGCTCGACGAGCCGACGAACCACCTCGACGCCGACTCCATCGTGTGGCTGCGCGACTTCCTGAAGACGTACCGCGGCGGCCTCATCGTCATCTCCCACGACATCGACCTGGTCGAGACCGTCGTCAACAAGGTCTTCTACCTCGACGCCAACCGCGCCGCCATCGACGTCTACAACATGGGCTGGAAGCAGTACCAGGTCCAGCGCGAGGCCGACGAGCGGCGCCGCAAGCGCGAGCGGGCCAACGCGGAGAAGAAGGCCGCGGCCCTCAGCGCCCAGGCGGACAAGATGCGCGCCAAGGCCACCAAGGCCACCGCCGCGCAGAACATGGCCCGCCGCGCCGAACGCCTCCTGGCCGGTCTGGAGGCCGAGCGCCAGTCCGACAAGGTGGCCAAGCTGCGCTTCCCCGACCCGGCGCCGTGCGGCAGGACGCCGCTGACCGCCGACGGCCTGTCGAAGTCGTACGGCTCGCTGGAGATCTTCACCGACGTGTCCCTCGCCATCGACAAGGGCTCCCGCGTCGTCATCCTCGGCCTCAACGGCGCCGGCAAGACGACGCTGCTGCGGCTCCTCGCGGGTGTCGAGAAGCCCGACACCGGCCGCGTCACCCCGGGGCACGGCCTCAAGCTCGGCTACTACGCCCAGGAGCACGAGACCCTCGACCCCGACCGCACCGTCCTGGAGAACATGCGGTCCGCCGCCCCGGACCTCGACCTGGTCGACGTCCGCAAGACGCTGGGCTCGTTCCTCTTCTCCGGCGACGACGTGGACAAGCCGGCCGGCGTCCTCTCCGGCGGCGAGAAGACCCGCCTGGCCCTCGCCACCCTCGTCGTGTCCTCGGCGAACGTCCTCCTGCTGGACGAGCCCACCAACAACCTCGACCCCGCGAGCCGCGAGGAGATCCTCGGCGCGCTGCACAGCTTCACCGGCGCCGTCGTCCTCGTCACGCACGACGAGGGCGCCGTGGACGCGCTCCAGCCCGAGCGCGTCATCATGCTGCCCGACGGCGTCGAGGACCTGTGGAGCCCGGACTACGCCGACCTCGTCGCCCTGGCCTGA
- a CDS encoding alpha/beta hydrolase has protein sequence MRRRTTAAVAATTLLTAGAAAALTVAVTTRRTRGGPAAFPSARLTVHGTAAGRVTLTRTAESVLPGLYALVGKDCHAIVGPVLDDTEDGGPDTVVRRLERVTRGELRPGSAVTLSPQLHTGDPRSAFGIEYEDVEITGERGTLPGWLVPGLRDVWVVVLHGMGATREQALNVLPFLHQQELTVLVPGDRPDQPGAPEPAGMGSAEWPDAESAVRFALRQGARGIALYGFSTGATAALNTVVRSPLRSEVKGLILDSPVLDPAATVRALARHRGVPGALWPLALRATEDVEQPPPDLDEHARSSTLPVLVVHGPDDTLAPWDASRALVDRHPQTATLHPVPEAGHAAMWNADPAGYEEVLRRFLTPLM, from the coding sequence ATGCGTCGGCGCACTACGGCGGCCGTGGCCGCCACCACCCTGCTCACTGCCGGAGCGGCGGCGGCCCTCACGGTCGCCGTCACGACCCGCCGGACCCGCGGCGGCCCGGCGGCGTTCCCCAGCGCCCGGCTGACCGTGCACGGCACCGCCGCCGGGCGCGTGACGCTCACCAGGACCGCCGAGTCGGTCCTGCCGGGCCTGTACGCGCTCGTCGGCAAGGACTGCCACGCGATCGTCGGCCCGGTCCTCGACGACACGGAGGACGGCGGCCCCGACACGGTGGTCCGCCGCCTGGAGCGCGTGACGCGCGGCGAGCTGCGGCCCGGCTCGGCCGTGACCCTCTCGCCGCAGCTCCACACCGGCGACCCGCGCAGCGCGTTCGGCATCGAGTACGAGGACGTGGAGATCACCGGCGAGCGCGGCACGCTGCCGGGCTGGCTGGTGCCCGGCCTGCGCGACGTGTGGGTCGTCGTCCTGCACGGCATGGGCGCGACGCGCGAGCAGGCCCTCAACGTCCTGCCGTTCCTGCACCAGCAGGAGCTGACCGTCCTCGTCCCCGGCGACCGTCCCGATCAGCCGGGGGCGCCCGAGCCGGCCGGGATGGGGTCGGCCGAGTGGCCCGACGCCGAGTCCGCCGTCCGGTTCGCGCTGCGGCAGGGGGCGCGCGGCATCGCCCTGTACGGCTTCTCGACGGGCGCGACGGCGGCCCTCAACACGGTGGTCCGCTCGCCGCTGCGCTCCGAGGTGAAGGGCCTGATCCTCGACTCGCCGGTCCTCGACCCGGCCGCGACGGTCCGGGCGCTGGCGCGGCACCGCGGCGTTCCGGGGGCGCTGTGGCCGCTGGCCCTGCGCGCCACCGAGGACGTCGAGCAGCCGCCGCCCGACCTGGACGAGCACGCGCGGAGTTCGACGCTGCCCGTCCTCGTCGTCCACGGCCCCGACGACACACTGGCCCCGTGGGACGCGTCCCGTGCCCTGGTGGACCGGCACCCGCAGACGGCGACGCTGCACCCCGTCCCGGAGGCGGGCCACGCCGCCATGTGGAACGCGGACCCCGCCGGCTACGAGGAGGTCCTGCGCCGCTTCCTCACCCCACTCATGTGA
- a CDS encoding class II aldolase/adducin family protein produces the protein MNLRQRVPDSWRSAWTALLDHALRAVADGLVVGTSGNLSVRVGGTVLVTPSGVPYERLGARDLLAVDLADGRVVHGALPPTSELPLHLAVLRATGAGAVVHTHAVHATAVSTLVDELPAIHYMTAALGGPVRVAPYARYGSEDLARHAVTALRDRTACLLRNHGTLVVGRDLHQAYENTQQLEWMCRVWLAAAAVPGRAPTLLSPAELDDVARHLRGYGTHGAPVADPPEGDHA, from the coding sequence ATGAATTTGCGGCAGCGTGTTCCTGATTCTTGGCGCAGTGCCTGGACCGCACTCCTCGACCACGCGCTGCGCGCCGTCGCGGACGGCCTCGTCGTCGGCACGTCGGGCAACCTCTCGGTCCGCGTGGGCGGCACCGTCCTGGTCACTCCGAGTGGTGTGCCGTACGAGCGGCTGGGCGCCCGCGACCTGCTCGCGGTGGACCTCGCCGACGGCCGCGTCGTCCACGGCGCGCTCCCGCCGACGAGCGAGCTGCCGCTGCACCTGGCCGTCCTCCGGGCGACCGGCGCGGGCGCCGTCGTGCACACGCACGCCGTCCACGCCACGGCCGTGTCCACCCTCGTGGACGAGCTGCCCGCCATCCACTACATGACCGCCGCGCTCGGCGGCCCGGTGCGCGTCGCGCCGTACGCGCGCTACGGGAGCGAGGACCTGGCGCGGCACGCCGTCACCGCCCTGCGCGACCGTACCGCCTGCCTGCTGCGCAACCACGGCACCCTCGTCGTCGGCCGCGACCTGCACCAGGCGTACGAGAACACGCAGCAGCTCGAATGGATGTGCCGGGTCTGGCTGGCCGCCGCCGCCGTGCCGGGGCGCGCCCCGACGCTCCTCTCACCGGCCGAACTCGACGACGTCGCCCGCCACCTGCGCGGTTACGGCACGCACGGCGCTCCGGTGGCCGATCCGCCGGAAGGGGACCATGCTTGA